In Stenotrophomonas sp. 169, one DNA window encodes the following:
- the pgaC gene encoding poly-beta-1,6-N-acetyl-D-glucosamine synthase: MEHTLVYYLFQFAFFYPMVMAFFWMSGGLYYFFRRERKSRDRADPPPMAEYPFASLLIPCHNESDNLDDTIGASLAQRYADFEVIAINDGSSDATGARLDALAAVHPRLRVVHLDRNLGKANALRMGALAAQSEYLICIDGDAMLEEHAMHWMVWHLNSGPRVGAVTGNPRIRNRSTLLGRLQVAEFSSIIGMIKRAQRVYGRIFTISGVIAGFRRTALHRIGYWADDMVTEDIDISWRLQLDHWDIRYEPNALGFILMPETLGGLWKQRLRWAQGGVEVLLRHGASLFDWRKRRMWGVLVEYIFSVLWAYVMLLIIVLWALGKFVELPPSLYIHTLLPQWHGVILALVCLLQFASSLIIDRRYETHIGRNYFWVIWYPMAYWLISLFTTLVAFPKTLLKRGRRRATWVSPDRGIR, translated from the coding sequence ATGGAACACACCCTGGTCTACTACCTGTTCCAGTTCGCCTTCTTCTACCCGATGGTGATGGCGTTCTTCTGGATGTCCGGGGGGCTCTATTACTTCTTCCGCCGCGAGCGGAAATCACGCGACCGCGCTGATCCGCCGCCGATGGCGGAGTATCCGTTCGCCTCGTTGCTGATTCCATGCCACAACGAATCGGACAACCTGGACGACACCATCGGCGCGTCCCTCGCTCAGCGCTACGCGGATTTCGAAGTCATCGCGATCAACGACGGTAGCAGCGACGCTACCGGCGCACGTCTCGATGCACTGGCCGCCGTGCACCCGCGACTGCGTGTGGTGCACCTGGACCGCAACCTGGGCAAGGCCAACGCACTGCGCATGGGTGCGCTGGCGGCGCAGTCGGAGTACCTGATCTGCATCGACGGCGATGCCATGCTCGAAGAGCACGCCATGCACTGGATGGTCTGGCACCTGAACAGTGGTCCTCGCGTGGGTGCGGTGACCGGCAACCCACGCATCCGCAACCGCTCCACCCTGCTTGGCCGCCTGCAGGTCGCCGAGTTCTCCTCGATCATCGGCATGATCAAGCGCGCGCAGCGCGTCTATGGCCGCATCTTCACCATCTCCGGAGTCATCGCCGGGTTCCGACGCACCGCCCTGCACCGTATCGGCTACTGGGCCGATGACATGGTGACCGAGGACATCGACATCAGCTGGCGCCTGCAGCTGGATCACTGGGACATCCGCTATGAGCCCAATGCGTTGGGCTTCATCCTGATGCCGGAAACCCTCGGCGGCCTGTGGAAGCAGCGCCTGCGCTGGGCACAAGGCGGCGTGGAAGTCCTGCTGCGGCACGGCGCCAGCCTGTTCGACTGGCGCAAGCGACGCATGTGGGGCGTGCTGGTGGAGTACATCTTCAGCGTGCTGTGGGCCTACGTGATGCTGCTCATCATCGTGCTCTGGGCGCTCGGCAAGTTCGTCGAACTGCCCCCTTCGCTGTACATCCACACCCTGCTGCCGCAGTGGCATGGCGTGATCCTGGCGCTGGTCTGCCTGTTGCAGTTCGCCAGCAGCCTGATCATCGACCGTCGTTACGAAACCCACATCGGCCGCAATTATTTCTGGGTGATCTGGTACCCGATGGCGTACTGGTTGATCA